From Desulfallas thermosapovorans DSM 6562, the proteins below share one genomic window:
- the uvrB gene encoding excinuclease ABC subunit UvrB has product MQFELKSSYEPRGDQPRAINELVEGLGDGLKHQTLLGVTGSGKTYTMAQVIQRVQRPALVLAHNKTLAAQLCSEFKEFFPHNAVEYFVSYYDYYQPEAYIPHTDTYIEKDSSVNDEIDKLRHSATCALFERRDVIIVASVSCIYGLGDPEQYSTLVLSLRRGKEYDRDAVLRRLVDIQYERNDVNFTRGTFRVRGDVVEIFPAGNSEQAIRVDFFGDEVERLLEFDVLTGEITGERQHVSVFPASHYTVSRERMEIAIASIEEELEQRLAELRGRDKLLEAQRLEQRTRYDIEMMREMGFCSGIENYSRHLTGRQPGQPPYTLLDYFPDDFIMFIDESHVSIPQVRAMYAGDRSRKESLVEHGFRLPSAFDNRPLTFEEFEERLGQVIYVSATPGPYELEHSGQVVEQIIRPTGLVDPELFVRPTRGQIDDLISEINRRVTRRERVLVTTLTKKMAEDLTDYLRESGIKVRYMHSEVHTIERMEIIRDLRLGTFDVLVGINLLREGLDLPEVSLVAILDADKEGYLRSERSLIQTIGRAARNVNGQVIMYADKITDSMDKAIKETERRRKLQTEYNLAHGITPQTVRKAVHEVIEATKVAETPAVYDAAIEAKKGKLSKKEIKKLLARLEKEMQEAARRLEFEQAAQLRDAIIELRGQA; this is encoded by the coding sequence ATGCAATTTGAATTAAAATCCTCCTATGAACCCCGGGGTGACCAGCCCCGGGCCATCAATGAGCTGGTGGAGGGGCTCGGTGACGGTTTGAAACACCAGACCCTGCTGGGTGTGACCGGCAGCGGCAAGACATACACCATGGCCCAGGTGATCCAGCGGGTACAGCGGCCCGCGCTGGTGCTGGCCCATAACAAAACGCTGGCTGCCCAGCTGTGCAGCGAGTTCAAGGAATTTTTTCCCCATAACGCGGTGGAATATTTCGTGAGTTATTACGACTACTACCAGCCCGAGGCCTATATTCCCCACACCGACACGTATATTGAAAAGGATTCCTCGGTGAACGACGAGATAGACAAACTGCGCCACTCGGCCACCTGCGCCCTGTTTGAGCGCCGGGACGTGATTATTGTGGCCAGCGTGTCCTGCATCTACGGCCTGGGTGACCCCGAGCAGTACAGCACCCTGGTGCTGTCGCTGCGCCGGGGCAAGGAATACGACCGGGATGCCGTGCTGCGCCGGCTGGTGGATATCCAGTACGAGCGCAACGATGTCAACTTCACCCGGGGTACTTTCCGGGTGCGGGGCGATGTGGTGGAAATATTCCCGGCGGGCAATTCGGAGCAGGCCATCCGGGTGGACTTCTTCGGGGACGAAGTGGAGCGGTTGCTGGAATTCGATGTGCTTACCGGGGAGATCACCGGGGAGCGGCAGCACGTTTCAGTTTTCCCGGCCAGCCACTACACCGTTTCCCGGGAGCGTATGGAAATTGCCATCGCCAGTATTGAAGAAGAGCTGGAGCAGCGCCTGGCCGAGCTGCGGGGGCGGGATAAGCTGCTGGAAGCCCAGCGGCTGGAACAGCGCACCCGGTATGATATAGAAATGATGCGGGAGATGGGCTTTTGCAGCGGTATCGAGAATTATTCCCGTCACCTTACCGGGCGGCAGCCCGGGCAGCCCCCGTACACGCTGCTGGATTATTTCCCGGATGATTTTATCATGTTTATCGACGAATCCCACGTCAGCATCCCCCAGGTGCGGGCCATGTACGCCGGGGATCGCTCCCGCAAAGAGTCGCTGGTGGAGCATGGTTTCCGGCTGCCCTCGGCCTTCGACAACCGCCCCCTCACCTTCGAAGAGTTTGAGGAGCGGCTGGGCCAGGTGATTTACGTGTCCGCCACCCCCGGTCCCTATGAGCTGGAGCACAGCGGCCAGGTGGTGGAGCAAATTATCCGCCCCACCGGCCTGGTGGACCCGGAACTGTTCGTACGGCCCACCCGGGGCCAGATTGACGACCTCATCAGTGAGATCAACCGGCGGGTGACCAGGCGGGAGCGGGTGCTGGTCACCACCTTGACCAAGAAAATGGCCGAGGACCTCACCGACTACCTGCGGGAATCGGGCATAAAGGTGCGCTATATGCACTCGGAGGTGCATACCATTGAACGGATGGAGATTATCCGGGATTTACGGTTGGGTACCTTTGACGTGCTGGTGGGTATCAACCTGCTGCGGGAAGGCCTGGACCTGCCCGAGGTGAGCCTGGTGGCCATACTGGATGCCGACAAGGAGGGCTACCTGCGCTCCGAGCGCTCGCTGATCCAGACCATCGGACGGGCGGCCCGCAACGTAAACGGCCAGGTGATCATGTACGCCGACAAAATCACCGATTCCATGGACAAAGCCATCAAGGAAACCGAACGCCGCCGCAAACTGCAGACTGAGTACAACCTGGCCCACGGCATCACGCCCCAAACCGTGCGCAAAGCGGTGCATGAGGTGATCGAAGCCACCAAAGTGGCCGAGACACCGGCGGTTTACGATGCCGCCATCGAAGCCAAAAAGGGCAAGCTGAGCAAGAAGGAAATCAAAAAACTGCTGGCCCGGCTGGAAAAGGAAATGCAGGAAGCCGCCCGCCGCCTGGAATTCGAACAGGCCGCCCAGCTCCGCGACGCCATCATCGAATTAAGGGGTCAGGCTTAA
- the uvrA gene encoding excinuclease ABC subunit UvrA, with product MQDKIVVRGARAHNLKNINVEIPRDKLVVITGLSGSGKSSLAFDTIYAEGQRRYVESLSAYARQFLGQMSKPDVDYIEGLSPAISIDQKTTSHNPRSTVGTVTEIYDYLRLLFARAGRPHCPKCGKPITRQTVQQIVDQLLAMPEGTRLQLLAPVVRGKKGEHVKLLEGIRREGFVRVRVDGAVLDVNEEIKLDKNKKHTIEIVVDRVVIRPGSAKRLADSLETALKHGAGLAVAAVVDGEEIVFSENFACTDCGISISEIAPRLFSFNSPFGACPECTGLGFKMELDPDLVIPDKSLSVHQGAIEPWMKSLNGMRYLEAVARHYGFDLDTPVGEMDPAHLDKLLYGTGKEIIKLTLINSMGMEHSYRLPFEGVMNNLNRRYRETNSDYMREEIEQYMSTRPCPVCRGARLKPEALAVKVGGLSINQVAAMPVLELRGFLQELELSERERFIARQVLKEIDARLGFLINVGLDYLTLDRAAGTLSGGEAQRIRLATQIGSGLVGVLYILDEPSIGLHQRDNRRLLDALERLRDLGNTLIVVEHDEETIYAADHIIDIGPGAGEHGGRLVACGTVQDIMEAPESITGQYLSGKKFIPVPAARRQPNGKSITVVGAVEHNLKNIDVTFPLGLFICVTGVSGSGKSTLVNEILYKKLAQELHRAKAKPGACREIRGLEHLDKVIDVNQAPIGRTPRSNPATYTGVFTDIRDLYSQTPEARARGYKPGRFSFNVKGGRCEACRGDGIIKIEMHFLPDVYVPCEVCKGKRYNRETLEVRYKGKTIADVLNMTVEQALEFFQHLPKIKRKLQTLFDVGLGYIRLGQPATELSGGEAQRVKLATELSRRSNGKTLYILDEPTTGLHIADIHRLLNVLHRLVDAGDTVLVIEHNLDVIKTADYIIDLGPEGGHRGGEVVATGTPEEVAQSTTSHTARFLRGQA from the coding sequence ATGCAGGACAAAATTGTGGTCCGGGGCGCCCGCGCCCATAACCTGAAGAATATCAACGTGGAAATACCCCGGGACAAGCTGGTGGTGATCACCGGGTTGTCGGGGTCGGGCAAGTCCTCCCTGGCCTTTGATACCATTTACGCCGAGGGCCAGCGCCGTTATGTGGAGTCGCTGTCGGCCTACGCCCGGCAGTTTTTGGGGCAGATGAGCAAGCCCGATGTGGATTATATCGAGGGGCTGTCTCCGGCCATTTCCATTGACCAGAAGACCACCAGCCATAATCCCCGCTCCACCGTGGGTACTGTCACCGAAATTTACGATTACCTGCGGCTGCTCTTCGCCCGGGCCGGTCGGCCCCACTGTCCCAAATGCGGCAAGCCCATTACCCGGCAAACGGTGCAGCAAATTGTGGATCAGCTGCTGGCCATGCCCGAGGGAACCCGGCTACAGCTTTTAGCCCCGGTGGTGCGGGGCAAAAAGGGCGAGCATGTCAAGCTGCTGGAGGGAATCCGCCGGGAGGGGTTCGTCCGGGTGCGGGTGGACGGCGCAGTGCTGGATGTTAATGAGGAAATCAAACTGGATAAAAATAAAAAGCACACTATTGAAATCGTGGTAGACCGGGTGGTGATCCGCCCGGGCTCGGCCAAGCGGCTGGCCGACTCGCTGGAGACCGCCCTCAAACACGGGGCCGGGCTGGCCGTGGCTGCCGTGGTGGACGGGGAGGAAATTGTATTCAGCGAAAACTTTGCCTGTACCGATTGCGGTATCAGTATCAGCGAAATTGCTCCGCGGCTGTTTTCCTTCAACAGCCCCTTCGGAGCCTGCCCGGAATGCACCGGGCTGGGGTTTAAAATGGAGTTGGACCCGGATTTGGTGATACCCGACAAAAGCTTGTCGGTGCACCAGGGGGCCATTGAACCCTGGATGAAAAGTTTAAACGGTATGCGTTACCTGGAGGCTGTGGCCCGGCATTACGGGTTTGACCTGGACACCCCGGTGGGGGAGATGGACCCGGCCCATTTGGACAAGCTATTGTATGGTACCGGCAAGGAGATTATCAAACTGACTTTGATCAATTCAATGGGTATGGAACACAGCTACCGGTTGCCCTTCGAGGGGGTAATGAACAACCTGAACCGCCGTTACCGGGAAACCAACTCGGATTACATGCGGGAGGAAATCGAGCAGTATATGAGCACCCGCCCCTGCCCCGTGTGCCGCGGGGCGCGGCTCAAGCCCGAGGCGCTGGCGGTGAAGGTGGGCGGGCTGTCCATCAACCAGGTGGCCGCCATGCCGGTGCTGGAGTTGCGCGGCTTTTTGCAGGAGCTGGAATTGAGCGAGCGGGAGCGGTTCATTGCCCGGCAGGTATTAAAGGAAATTGATGCCCGGCTGGGGTTTTTGATCAACGTGGGCTTGGATTACCTGACTTTGGACCGGGCTGCGGGTACGCTGTCCGGCGGGGAGGCCCAGCGTATCCGGCTGGCCACCCAGATTGGCAGCGGGCTGGTGGGGGTACTGTATATTTTGGACGAGCCCAGCATCGGGCTGCACCAGCGGGATAACCGGCGGCTGTTGGATGCTTTGGAGCGGCTGCGGGATTTGGGCAATACGCTGATTGTGGTGGAACACGACGAGGAGACCATCTATGCTGCGGATCACATTATCGACATCGGGCCCGGTGCCGGGGAGCACGGCGGCCGTTTGGTGGCCTGCGGCACGGTGCAGGATATCATGGAAGCACCCGAATCCATTACAGGCCAGTATTTGAGCGGTAAAAAGTTTATCCCGGTGCCCGCGGCGCGCCGGCAGCCCAACGGTAAATCGATTACCGTGGTGGGGGCCGTCGAGCATAACTTGAAAAATATCGACGTGACCTTTCCCCTGGGACTGTTTATCTGTGTCACCGGGGTATCGGGTTCGGGCAAAAGCACCCTGGTGAATGAGATTTTATATAAAAAGCTGGCCCAGGAGCTGCACCGGGCCAAGGCCAAGCCCGGGGCTTGCCGGGAAATCCGGGGCCTGGAGCACCTGGACAAGGTGATCGATGTGAACCAGGCGCCCATCGGGCGCACGCCCCGCTCCAACCCGGCCACATACACCGGGGTGTTTACCGATATCCGGGATCTGTACTCCCAAACCCCCGAAGCCCGGGCCCGGGGCTACAAGCCGGGGCGGTTCAGCTTCAACGTCAAGGGGGGCCGGTGCGAGGCCTGCCGGGGGGACGGGATTATTAAAATAGAAATGCACTTTTTGCCCGATGTGTACGTGCCCTGCGAGGTGTGCAAGGGCAAGCGGTATAACCGGGAGACACTGGAGGTCAGGTACAAGGGCAAAACCATTGCCGACGTGCTGAATATGACGGTGGAGCAGGCCCTGGAATTTTTCCAGCATCTGCCAAAGATCAAGCGCAAGCTGCAGACATTGTTTGATGTGGGGCTGGGGTACATCCGCCTGGGCCAGCCCGCCACGGAGCTGTCCGGCGGTGAGGCCCAGCGGGTCAAGCTGGCCACTGAGCTGTCCCGGCGCTCCAACGGCAAAACGCTGTACATCCTGGACGAGCCCACCACCGGCCTGCATATCGCCGACATCCACCGGCTGCTCAACGTACTGCACCGCCTGGTGGACGCCGGAGACACCGTGCTGGTGATTGAGCACAACCTGGACGTGATCAAAACCGCCGACTACATCATCGACCTGGGCCCCGAGGGCGGCCACCGGGGGGGCGAAGTTGTGGCCACCGGCACCCCCGAGGAGGTGGCCCAGTCCACCACCTCCCACACCGCCCGCTTTTTAAGGGGTCAGGCTTAA
- a CDS encoding phosphatidylserine decarboxylase family protein, with product MLARECIPYLALLALLSLILYILKPLLAIPPLLVLLFVIFFFRNPPRQITPNANHILSAADGTVQSIQEIQEDTFIKGRAIKISVFLSLFNVHINRSPLSGRITYTSYRPGKYLPAFKSHASEINERNTLGIENEYTKVLVHQITGFVARRIVFYNRKGDYLEQGQVFGLIKFGSCTEIIVPASTQITVQTGQKVQAGITVIGVVKK from the coding sequence ATGTTAGCCAGGGAATGCATTCCATATTTAGCTCTTTTAGCATTACTGAGCCTGATTCTATATATCCTTAAACCCTTATTAGCCATTCCACCGTTGCTGGTACTACTATTTGTCATATTCTTTTTCCGCAATCCCCCCAGGCAAATTACTCCCAATGCCAATCATATTCTATCCGCGGCCGACGGCACGGTACAATCCATCCAAGAAATCCAAGAGGACACTTTTATCAAAGGCAGGGCGATAAAAATAAGCGTATTTTTATCCCTCTTCAATGTACACATCAACCGGAGCCCGCTGAGCGGTAGAATCACCTACACCTCATACAGGCCGGGCAAATACCTGCCCGCCTTTAAAAGTCATGCATCCGAAATTAACGAAAGAAACACCCTGGGTATAGAAAACGAGTACACCAAGGTGCTGGTCCACCAAATCACCGGCTTTGTGGCCAGGCGCATCGTATTTTACAATCGAAAAGGTGACTACCTGGAGCAGGGGCAGGTTTTCGGGCTGATTAAATTCGGCTCCTGCACGGAAATAATTGTACCGGCCAGCACCCAAATAACGGTGCAAACCGGCCAGAAGGTACAGGCGGGGATAACTGTAATAGGAGTTGTTAAAAAATGA
- a CDS encoding Cof-type HAD-IIB family hydrolase yields MSNCKYKLLAVDLDDTLLDSRLTVPGGSRRAVEQARRAGVRVTLATGRMFCSALPYARELGVEDYLMTYQGALVKHSVTGDVLFHRPVPLDLAREVIQLVERYGYHINIYLDDTPYIARRTRESDLYTAISRIPMEEVGDLTAFLRERGQDPTKIVVVAREELIDNLLAEVQPLFGDKLHITKSKPNFLEFSHPLGNKGDALAAVAGYYGVAREEIIAVGDGYNDLEMLDYAGLGVVVGNARPEIKERADYVCRSNDECGVAEVVEKFILAG; encoded by the coding sequence TTGAGCAACTGCAAATACAAATTATTGGCCGTCGACCTGGACGATACCCTGCTGGATTCCCGTTTAACGGTGCCCGGAGGTTCCCGCCGGGCCGTTGAGCAAGCCCGGCGGGCCGGGGTGCGGGTGACCCTGGCCACGGGGCGGATGTTTTGCTCGGCGCTGCCCTACGCCCGGGAGTTGGGGGTTGAGGATTATTTAATGACTTACCAGGGGGCGCTGGTGAAGCATTCGGTGACCGGTGATGTTTTGTTTCACCGCCCGGTACCCCTGGATTTGGCCCGGGAAGTGATCCAGTTGGTTGAACGGTATGGTTATCATATCAATATATACCTGGATGACACGCCATACATAGCCCGGCGGACCAGGGAAAGCGACCTTTATACCGCCATTTCCCGCATTCCCATGGAAGAGGTGGGGGATCTAACAGCCTTTCTCCGGGAGCGCGGCCAGGACCCCACCAAAATAGTGGTGGTTGCCCGGGAGGAATTGATTGATAATTTGCTTGCCGAGGTGCAGCCCCTGTTCGGGGATAAACTACATATTACCAAATCCAAACCCAATTTTCTGGAGTTTTCCCACCCGCTGGGCAACAAGGGCGATGCCCTGGCAGCGGTGGCCGGGTACTATGGCGTGGCCCGGGAGGAGATTATTGCGGTGGGGGACGGTTACAATGACCTGGAAATGCTGGATTATGCCGGTTTAGGTGTGGTGGTGGGCAATGCCCGGCCGGAAATCAAGGAGCGGGCGGATTACGTCTGCCGCTCCAATGATGAATGCGGGGTGGCCGAGGTGGTGGAGAAGTTTATTTTAGCCGGGTGA
- the pssA gene encoding CDP-diacylglycerol--serine O-phosphatidyltransferase produces the protein MINDNDNSPITQLPNALTLCNITMGLSSIITASFGNFTLAGLLIIIGAIFDRLDGHVARKYRVTSEMGKQLDSLADVITFGLAPAISIFLLSFTDTIVLGFFMTVIFVTCGAYRLARFNILNYQDVFVGMPITAAGFLLALLTLFQTQMVIIHPYLTAVGMLLLSYLMVCKREIKKV, from the coding sequence ATGATTAATGATAACGATAATTCGCCCATAACCCAACTGCCTAACGCTTTAACCCTGTGCAACATTACCATGGGTTTAAGTTCCATTATAACCGCTTCCTTCGGTAATTTTACCCTGGCCGGGCTATTGATCATCATCGGCGCCATCTTTGACCGCCTGGACGGCCATGTGGCCCGCAAATACCGGGTAACCAGCGAAATGGGCAAACAACTGGATTCACTGGCCGATGTGATAACCTTCGGTTTGGCCCCGGCCATCAGTATTTTTCTGCTCAGTTTCACCGATACCATTGTCCTGGGCTTTTTCATGACGGTAATATTTGTTACCTGCGGCGCCTACAGGCTGGCCCGCTTTAATATCCTGAACTATCAAGACGTGTTTGTCGGCATGCCCATAACCGCGGCCGGGTTTTTACTGGCCCTGCTGACTTTGTTTCAGACTCAAATGGTCATTATTCATCCCTATTTGACGGCGGTGGGCATGCTGCTGTTAAGTTACCTGATGGTTTGTAAACGGGAAATTAAAAAGGTTTGA
- a CDS encoding iron-sulfur cluster assembly scaffold protein, translating into MSVLEYNELTLDHFENPRNVGVVENNNGYGKVGEAGCGDICEITLRIEKDVIEDIKFRVYGCAGAIATSSVVTEMTRGKDINYALQLNDDDVVEYLGGLPEKKKHCSLLAIKAVHQAIYDYLLNRRLRERKINTREEFDQINNEIMQEIIARSNRA; encoded by the coding sequence ATGTCTGTACTGGAATATAACGAATTGACCCTGGACCATTTTGAAAATCCCCGTAATGTGGGGGTGGTGGAAAACAACAACGGCTACGGCAAGGTGGGTGAAGCCGGCTGCGGTGATATTTGTGAAATAACCCTGCGCATAGAAAAGGATGTCATAGAGGATATAAAATTCCGGGTGTACGGCTGTGCCGGGGCCATAGCCACTTCCAGCGTGGTCACTGAAATGACCCGGGGCAAGGATATCAATTATGCTCTGCAATTAAACGATGATGATGTGGTGGAGTACCTGGGCGGGCTGCCCGAGAAGAAAAAACACTGCTCCCTGCTGGCCATCAAGGCCGTGCACCAGGCGATTTACGACTACCTGCTGAACAGGCGCCTGAGGGAAAGAAAAATCAACACCCGGGAAGAGTTCGATCAAATCAACAATGAAATAATGCAGGAAATCATCGCCCGGAGCAACCGGGCTTAA
- a CDS encoding AbrB/MazE/SpoVT family DNA-binding domain-containing protein produces the protein MQAEMVKLTSKGQLTLPKEYRDKLRLDKGSNLAVTIKGDTLLLKKVYDIAPLSENDPVWDMVGIFEDCSRAAAVSVEHDRCVADGELG, from the coding sequence TTGCAGGCGGAAATGGTGAAGCTTACCAGCAAAGGACAGCTTACTTTGCCCAAGGAGTACCGGGATAAATTACGTTTGGATAAGGGGTCCAACCTGGCTGTTACCATCAAGGGAGACACGCTGCTGCTTAAGAAGGTTTATGATATTGCCCCTTTGAGCGAAAACGATCCCGTCTGGGATATGGTGGGAATCTTTGAGGACTGCAGCCGGGCCGCTGCAGTTTCCGTGGAACATGACCGCTGCGTGGCGGATGGGGAGTTGGGCTGA
- a CDS encoding type II toxin-antitoxin system VapC family toxin — MEKILVDSGAIFALLCRDDQNHRAAVAVLRKMQSRRALPVLTNYILAETHALLAARLGADAARMWVRSNIWPVEQAARADEKRAMEILLSGRGGECTLTDAVSFAVMERLEMDTAFTFDMNFTSYGFKTAVPA, encoded by the coding sequence ATGGAGAAGATACTGGTGGATTCGGGGGCGATATTCGCCCTGCTTTGCCGGGATGATCAAAACCACCGGGCGGCGGTGGCCGTTCTGCGGAAAATGCAAAGCCGGCGGGCATTGCCGGTGCTGACCAATTATATACTGGCGGAAACCCACGCGCTGCTGGCCGCCCGCCTGGGGGCGGACGCGGCCAGGATGTGGGTGCGCAGTAATATCTGGCCGGTGGAACAGGCCGCCCGGGCGGATGAAAAACGGGCCATGGAAATACTGCTGTCCGGCCGGGGCGGGGAATGTACCCTTACCGACGCGGTTAGCTTTGCGGTGATGGAGCGGCTGGAAATGGATACGGCCTTCACCTTTGATATGAATTTTACCAGCTACGGGTTTAAAACGGCGGTGCCGGCTTAA
- the uvrC gene encoding excinuclease ABC subunit UvrC — protein MKDKLAQLPESPGVYLFRDGGGQIIYVGKAVSLKNRVRSYFTTAAQRQPKVRAMMERARDFEYITTDSEVEALILESNLIKEHRPRYNIFLKDDKSYPYIKVTTSEQFPRVFITRRVVKDGARYFGPYTQVGAVHETLRLLKRIFPLRTCKQKVLAPRSRPCLNQHIKRCLGPCCNLVTPQEYRQVVDGVLQFLEGKQEDLVHSLRRRMEEAASALEFERAAELRDQLQAVEKVMERQKIVAADLNDRDVLAMARGRDEACVMVFFVRGGKLIGREHFMVDGTGDMGRDEVITGFIKQYYLQAEFIPREVLVEDILSGEIEVLEHWLSEKRGGRVYIARPRRGDKKRLVDLAGRNALLVLQEVESGRAARKDELQKALEQLAAALGLKGPPLRMECYDISNIQGAEPVASMVVFEEGKPAPQQYRRFKIKTVTGPDDFASMREVLNRRLARGREERELVNTGQMSGRDAKFHRFPDLLVVDGGKGQLSSAVAAMEEQGCGHIPVCGLAKEEELIFLPGRSEPVRLPGDAPALKMLQRLRDEAHRFAVTYHRNLRGKRNLKSMLEEIEGIGAVRRRELLKAFGSVEKIKAAAVEELAAIPGMNHRAARAVYDFFRE, from the coding sequence ATGAAGGATAAACTGGCTCAACTGCCCGAGAGCCCGGGGGTATACCTGTTTCGGGATGGCGGGGGGCAAATTATATACGTGGGCAAGGCGGTATCGCTGAAAAACCGGGTGCGTTCTTACTTTACCACGGCAGCGCAGCGCCAGCCCAAGGTGCGGGCCATGATGGAGCGGGCCAGGGATTTCGAGTATATCACCACCGATTCCGAGGTGGAGGCCCTGATCCTGGAATCCAATTTAATCAAGGAGCACCGTCCCCGGTATAATATCTTTCTCAAGGACGATAAAAGTTACCCCTACATCAAGGTAACCACCAGCGAGCAATTCCCCAGGGTGTTTATTACCCGGCGGGTGGTCAAGGACGGAGCCCGTTATTTCGGCCCCTACACCCAGGTGGGGGCGGTGCACGAAACGTTGCGACTGTTGAAGCGGATTTTCCCGCTGCGCACCTGTAAGCAAAAGGTGCTGGCGCCCCGCAGCCGGCCCTGCCTTAACCAGCATATCAAGCGCTGCCTGGGGCCCTGCTGCAATCTGGTCACTCCCCAGGAGTATCGCCAGGTGGTGGACGGGGTGCTGCAGTTCCTGGAGGGCAAGCAGGAGGATTTGGTACACTCGCTGCGCCGGCGTATGGAAGAGGCGGCATCCGCCCTGGAGTTTGAGCGGGCTGCGGAGTTGCGGGATCAACTGCAGGCCGTGGAGAAGGTGATGGAGCGGCAGAAGATAGTGGCTGCCGACTTAAACGACCGGGATGTGCTGGCCATGGCCCGGGGCCGGGATGAAGCCTGTGTAATGGTGTTCTTCGTGCGGGGCGGCAAGCTTATCGGGCGGGAGCACTTTATGGTGGACGGCACCGGGGATATGGGCCGGGATGAGGTTATTACCGGGTTCATTAAACAATATTACCTGCAGGCCGAGTTTATCCCCCGGGAGGTGCTGGTGGAGGATATTTTGAGCGGGGAGATAGAGGTGCTGGAACACTGGCTTTCCGAGAAGCGGGGCGGGCGGGTTTATATAGCCCGGCCCCGGCGGGGGGATAAAAAGCGACTGGTGGACCTGGCGGGCCGTAATGCCCTGCTGGTGCTGCAGGAGGTGGAGTCCGGGCGGGCGGCCCGGAAGGATGAACTGCAGAAGGCTTTGGAGCAATTGGCCGCCGCCCTGGGTTTAAAGGGGCCGCCCCTGCGCATGGAGTGCTATGACATATCCAACATCCAGGGCGCCGAACCGGTGGCCTCCATGGTGGTGTTCGAGGAGGGTAAACCGGCGCCCCAACAGTACCGGCGGTTTAAAATAAAAACCGTCACCGGGCCGGATGACTTTGCTTCGATGCGGGAGGTGTTGAACCGGCGTCTGGCCCGGGGCCGGGAGGAGCGGGAACTGGTGAACACCGGGCAGATGTCGGGCCGGGACGCCAAATTCCACCGGTTTCCGGATTTGCTGGTGGTGGACGGCGGCAAGGGACAGCTTTCCTCGGCGGTGGCGGCCATGGAGGAACAGGGCTGCGGGCATATACCCGTTTGCGGGCTGGCCAAGGAGGAGGAATTGATCTTCCTGCCCGGCCGATCCGAGCCCGTGCGTTTGCCCGGAGACGCCCCGGCTTTGAAAATGTTGCAGCGGCTGCGGGACGAAGCGCACCGGTTCGCCGTCACTTATCACCGCAACCTGCGGGGCAAGCGCAATCTCAAATCCATGCTGGAGGAAATTGAGGGTATCGGTGCGGTGCGCCGCCGGGAACTGCTCAAGGCCTTCGGCTCGGTGGAAAAAATCAAAGCCGCCGCAGTGGAAGAGCTGGCCGCAATACCGGGGATGAACCACCGGGCGGCCCGGGCGGTGTACGATTTTTTCCGGGAGTGA
- a CDS encoding GNAT family N-acetyltransferase, with protein sequence MLIPNAIDNITNTENYADCLGSRYQAVATSRGEVVIRGPVTGEILNRMRLSGRMDSFRPPAAQLRSLVYITGLPRGLVYVAHNNDTIVGYVTFHPPDSCSCWHSHPGIIEMGGIEVAREWRSHHVASTLLQFIFHDEFWEDFIVIGLECFRNWDLQSSGLNVWQYRSMMDRLIRQVNFYPCFTRLYDVLDHPANALVARRGTRVNPDDWQLFKTIARGQA encoded by the coding sequence ATGTTAATTCCAAATGCCATTGATAACATAACCAACACCGAAAATTACGCGGACTGTTTAGGTAGCCGGTATCAAGCCGTTGCTACCTCCAGGGGAGAAGTGGTTATCCGGGGACCGGTGACGGGAGAAATATTAAACCGCATGCGGCTCAGCGGGCGGATGGACAGTTTTCGTCCACCGGCGGCGCAGCTGCGGTCCCTGGTGTATATCACCGGCCTGCCCCGCGGGCTGGTATATGTGGCCCATAATAATGACACCATTGTGGGTTATGTCACCTTTCACCCGCCGGATAGTTGCTCCTGCTGGCACAGTCACCCCGGGATTATTGAGATGGGCGGCATCGAGGTGGCCAGGGAATGGAGAAGCCACCACGTGGCCAGCACACTTCTGCAATTCATTTTCCACGACGAATTCTGGGAAGACTTTATCGTCATCGGCCTGGAATGTTTCCGCAACTGGGATCTGCAAAGCAGCGGTTTAAACGTGTGGCAATACCGGAGCATGATGGATAGGCTGATCCGGCAGGTCAACTTTTACCCCTGTTTTACCAGATTGTATGATGTCCTGGATCACCCCGCCAATGCACTGGTGGCCCGGCGCGGCACCCGCGTCAACCCGGATGACTGGCAACTATTCAAAACAATCGCCCGGGGTCAGGCTTAA